A window of Dethiosulfovibrio peptidovorans contains these coding sequences:
- a CDS encoding 50S ribosomal protein L27 — MLYSFFELQFFAHKKGQGSSSNGRDSRGQRLGLKLSDGQLAKAGNIIVRQRGTSFHPGQNVGLGKDYTLFALKDGVVRFKSKGNRKYVLVEESAVAV; from the coding sequence ATGCTGTATAGTTTTTTTGAACTTCAGTTTTTCGCCCATAAAAAAGGCCAGGGAAGCAGCTCAAACGGGAGGGATTCCCGGGGGCAGAGGCTTGGTCTCAAGCTGAGCGATGGTCAGCTCGCCAAGGCAGGCAATATCATCGTTCGCCAGAGGGGCACGTCCTTTCATCCCGGGCAGAACGTGGGGCTCGGCAAGGACTATACCCTGTTTGCCCTGAAGGACGGTGTGGTTCGCTTCAAGAGCAAAGGGAACAGAAAATACGTCCTCGTTGAAGAGTCGGCTGTCGCTGTTTAA
- a CDS encoding ABC transporter substrate-binding protein, with the protein MVRKGTLWSLIAVLLVASWAGLGNAREFRDMAGRVHSIPERISKVFSIGPSGTVLLYTVDSNLLCGWNYTLKENEKRYIAKALWDLPVLGGWFGKSTGNPEEIARVDPEVLLSVGSLSPQRVSFADKIQAQIGIPVIMLDGDLARSPELYEAMGELTGRGDRCQKLAAFCRETLDLSKAILAEVPKEQRPTVYYAEGPEGLNSESGDSRHLQVLFLAGGRNVVPGETTSGRGMKAVTLEQILLWNPEIVLCWSSSRGGAYDVILKDLLWGRLPALRNRRFYEIPQDPFNWFDRPPSVNRIIGLRWLLGLFYPSRITTPLDQDVASFYELFYGLKLSDKDLEKLLSRAR; encoded by the coding sequence ATGGTGAGAAAAGGAACGTTATGGAGTCTGATCGCTGTTTTGCTCGTCGCTTCCTGGGCGGGATTAGGCAATGCCAGAGAGTTCCGGGATATGGCCGGTCGGGTTCACTCGATCCCTGAGCGAATAAGCAAGGTTTTCTCTATCGGTCCTTCGGGGACGGTGCTCCTCTACACGGTGGATTCCAATCTGCTGTGTGGGTGGAACTATACCCTGAAGGAGAACGAAAAACGTTATATCGCAAAGGCCCTGTGGGATCTCCCCGTACTGGGTGGCTGGTTCGGCAAGTCAACGGGCAACCCCGAGGAGATCGCCAGGGTCGATCCTGAGGTGCTCTTGTCAGTCGGATCCCTCTCACCTCAACGGGTCTCCTTCGCCGATAAGATTCAGGCCCAAATAGGTATTCCGGTGATTATGCTGGACGGGGATCTCGCAAGGTCGCCCGAGCTCTACGAGGCTATGGGTGAGCTGACGGGACGGGGTGACCGATGTCAGAAACTGGCGGCTTTCTGTAGGGAGACGTTGGACTTGTCCAAGGCAATCCTGGCCGAGGTTCCGAAGGAGCAGCGCCCCACTGTCTATTATGCCGAGGGCCCAGAGGGACTCAACAGTGAGTCCGGGGATTCCAGACATCTCCAGGTCCTCTTTTTGGCGGGAGGACGGAACGTCGTTCCCGGAGAGACCACGTCGGGGCGGGGAATGAAAGCCGTGACTCTGGAGCAGATTCTTCTGTGGAATCCCGAGATCGTCCTATGCTGGAGCAGCAGCAGGGGCGGGGCGTACGACGTTATTCTCAAGGACCTCCTGTGGGGACGGTTGCCCGCCCTGAGGAACCGTCGGTTTTACGAAATTCCTCAGGATCCCTTCAACTGGTTCGACCGACCTCCGTCGGTAAACCGCATTATAGGGCTTCGGTGGCTTCTGGGACTCTTCTATCCCAGCCGGATAACGACGCCTCTGGATCAGGATGTGGCCTCCTTTTATGAGCTTTTCTACGGACTGAAGCTCTCAGATAAGGACCTGGAGAAACTGCTCAGCCGTGCCCGATAG
- the pgk gene encoding phosphoglycerate kinase — protein MELRSPDYASLKGKKILVRVDFNVPLKEGIVTDDTRIRAHRETISALKDAGAKIALVSHLGRPKGQVQEKFSLAQVIPAIEPVLGPIRFVPDCVGESVTVVMAEDDGMLLLLENTRFHKEEEKNDQDFSRLMAEPFDGFVLDAFSASHRAHCSTVGVQSHLDSYAGFLLQNEIKALSQVRDEAEAPFVLILGGAKVADKIGVIENLMDKTSAILIGGGMAFTFLKVQGASVGRSLVDTDHLDFARAMLDRAKDVGVSVILPDDVLATSSPEDLNTSVVPASAIPDDKMGLDIGPKTVMSFAQEIVKAKTILWNGPSGVFESPVFAGGTREIARTVVKATENGAFSVVGGGDTAAAVSSMGFANGFSHVSTGGGASLEFCEGKDLPGIAPLVL, from the coding sequence ATGGAGCTTCGGAGCCCTGACTACGCTTCCCTGAAAGGCAAGAAAATCCTGGTTCGGGTGGACTTCAACGTCCCCCTTAAGGAGGGCATCGTCACCGATGACACTAGGATACGGGCCCACAGGGAGACGATCTCAGCACTCAAGGACGCAGGGGCTAAGATCGCCTTGGTCTCTCATCTGGGACGACCGAAAGGCCAGGTACAGGAGAAATTCTCTCTAGCTCAGGTCATCCCGGCCATTGAGCCGGTTCTGGGACCGATTCGTTTCGTCCCAGACTGCGTGGGGGAAAGTGTGACAGTCGTTATGGCCGAAGATGATGGGATGCTCCTTCTTCTGGAGAACACCCGTTTTCACAAAGAAGAGGAGAAAAACGATCAGGACTTCTCCCGGCTCATGGCAGAGCCTTTCGATGGGTTTGTCCTCGACGCCTTCAGCGCCTCTCATCGAGCCCATTGTTCCACCGTAGGGGTTCAGTCTCATTTAGATTCCTACGCAGGGTTCCTCCTGCAAAACGAGATCAAGGCCCTCTCGCAAGTTCGAGACGAGGCTGAAGCTCCGTTTGTCCTCATCCTGGGGGGAGCCAAGGTCGCTGATAAAATTGGCGTTATCGAGAACCTCATGGATAAGACCTCGGCTATCCTCATTGGGGGAGGCATGGCTTTCACCTTTCTCAAGGTCCAGGGTGCATCCGTCGGCCGATCCCTGGTGGATACCGACCATCTGGATTTCGCCAGGGCCATGCTCGACCGGGCGAAAGATGTAGGAGTCTCGGTGATCTTGCCTGACGACGTGCTGGCGACCTCGTCACCGGAGGATCTGAACACGTCGGTGGTTCCTGCCTCGGCCATTCCAGACGACAAAATGGGGTTGGACATAGGCCCCAAAACGGTGATGTCCTTCGCTCAAGAGATCGTGAAAGCTAAAACAATTCTCTGGAACGGTCCCTCTGGGGTGTTCGAATCTCCTGTCTTTGCCGGAGGGACCCGGGAGATTGCCCGGACGGTCGTCAAAGCTACGGAGAATGGGGCCTTCTCGGTCGTAGGCGGAGGCGACACGGCTGCAGCTGTCTCTTCCATGGGCTTCGCCAACGGTTTCTCTCACGTATCGACGGGCGGCGGTGCCAGCCTGGAGTTCTGCGAAGGGAAAGACCTGCCTGGTATCGCTCCCCTCGTGCTCTGA
- the rsfS gene encoding ribosome silencing factor, with product MVVAQAVADKRGRDVTVMDVSKASTIADQFIVVTANSDIHMGTLCDAAGDVLDELNVDYTVEGQTSSQWRLLDAGNLLVHVFSSKGREFYDLERVWGDHPSYRLENVD from the coding sequence ATGGTGGTAGCCCAGGCGGTTGCCGACAAACGGGGGCGTGACGTGACCGTCATGGATGTCTCCAAAGCATCGACCATAGCCGATCAGTTCATAGTCGTCACCGCAAACTCGGATATTCACATGGGCACCCTGTGCGATGCGGCGGGAGATGTTCTGGACGAGTTGAACGTGGACTATACCGTTGAGGGACAAACGAGCTCCCAGTGGCGTCTCCTCGACGCCGGAAATCTCCTGGTCCACGTCTTCAGTTCCAAAGGACGGGAATTCTACGACCTGGAACGGGTCTGGGGGGACCATCCTTCGTATCGTCTGGAAAACGTGGACTGA
- a CDS encoding nicotinic acid mononucleotide adenylyltransferase — protein MSLLNFSPNGPTEKDFPRRIGIMGGTFDPIHHGHLVVAEEAYWALELERVIFIPTGNSFHKSERRISSAEDRYMMTCLATLENEHFRVSRVEIDRHEPSYTVETLREMRHWFSQGEAKFFFITGIDAVLTILDWHERDALPDLCTIVAVNRPGFDDRAGLDAIQDLPAPLRKVVFPLTVPSLSISSTDVRRRAAEGKNIRYLVPPLVERYILKRRLYQEGNHGGIVRKG, from the coding sequence ATGTCACTTTTGAATTTCAGCCCGAACGGGCCTACTGAGAAGGACTTCCCCCGACGGATCGGCATCATGGGGGGAACCTTCGATCCGATTCATCATGGACATCTGGTGGTAGCGGAAGAAGCCTATTGGGCTTTGGAGCTCGAACGGGTTATTTTTATCCCGACGGGCAACTCTTTCCATAAATCGGAGCGTCGGATCTCCTCGGCCGAGGATCGATACATGATGACCTGTCTGGCTACTTTGGAAAACGAACATTTTCGGGTCTCCCGAGTTGAGATCGATCGTCATGAACCCAGCTACACCGTGGAGACCTTGCGCGAGATGAGGCACTGGTTTTCTCAGGGAGAGGCCAAGTTTTTCTTTATCACCGGTATCGATGCCGTGTTGACCATCCTTGATTGGCACGAACGGGATGCCCTGCCCGATCTGTGTACCATAGTGGCGGTCAACAGACCGGGTTTCGACGATAGGGCCGGGCTCGACGCTATCCAGGATCTGCCCGCCCCCCTCCGGAAAGTGGTTTTTCCTCTGACCGTACCTTCTCTGTCCATATCGAGTACCGATGTTCGACGTCGAGCTGCGGAGGGGAAGAACATCCGCTATCTGGTGCCTCCTCTGGTGGAGCGGTATATTCTGAAAAGACGCCTGTACCAGGAAGGCAATCACGGCGGGATAGTCAGAAAGGGATGA
- a CDS encoding ABC transporter: MAVIFSDLSCGYGRTPLISGLSGTVESGQVLAVLGPNGVGKTTFFRSILGLIPLMAGSLTVDGYAVLRQSPRERARLMAYVPQESPSPYGYSALDMVTMGRTCHLGPWTSPSRRDKEVAKAELAALGIGSMAERSYTTLSGGERQLVLVARALAQEPSVLVMDEPTASLDMANRHGVMSTVRKVTGRGISVIFSTHSPEEAYRYADQVLLMGTGSVSWGGAREIISDASMSKLYGLPVHISRLHGGLIAATV, encoded by the coding sequence ATGGCGGTGATCTTCAGCGATCTTTCCTGCGGTTACGGACGTACCCCTTTGATTTCCGGTCTCTCCGGCACAGTTGAATCTGGGCAGGTCCTGGCAGTTCTCGGACCAAATGGGGTTGGAAAGACGACTTTTTTTCGATCTATTCTGGGCCTTATTCCTCTTATGGCAGGTTCTTTGACCGTCGACGGGTACGCTGTTCTTAGGCAATCTCCCAGGGAACGAGCCAGGCTCATGGCGTACGTCCCTCAGGAATCGCCTTCACCCTATGGGTATTCGGCCCTGGACATGGTGACCATGGGCAGAACGTGCCACCTTGGTCCTTGGACTTCTCCGTCCCGTCGGGATAAGGAGGTGGCCAAGGCGGAGCTTGCAGCCCTGGGTATCGGCTCTATGGCGGAGCGATCCTACACGACCCTGAGTGGCGGCGAACGTCAACTTGTTTTGGTTGCCAGAGCCCTGGCTCAAGAGCCCTCAGTGCTTGTCATGGATGAGCCCACGGCCAGCCTGGACATGGCTAATCGTCACGGAGTCATGAGCACGGTCAGGAAGGTGACTGGGCGGGGCATATCGGTCATCTTCTCCACTCATTCTCCCGAGGAAGCCTATCGCTACGCCGATCAGGTCCTCCTCATGGGGACTGGATCTGTCTCCTGGGGAGGAGCTCGAGAGATTATCTCCGACGCATCCATGTCGAAACTCTACGGCCTTCCTGTTCATATATCGAGGCTTCACGGCGGTTTAATCGCTGCGACCGTATAA
- the rplU gene encoding 50S ribosomal protein L21, with protein sequence MYAIIETGGKQYRVQPGDELRVEKLAVEEDGAVTFDKVLLLGSDEGVTVGSPTVPGASVTGTVLSSGKAKKLIVFKYKNKTNYRRFRGHRQPYSLVRIDAVNP encoded by the coding sequence ATGTATGCGATCATCGAGACCGGAGGGAAACAGTATCGAGTTCAGCCCGGCGACGAACTTCGAGTGGAGAAGCTCGCTGTTGAGGAAGACGGCGCTGTGACCTTCGATAAGGTGCTTTTACTGGGCTCCGATGAGGGCGTTACGGTGGGAAGCCCGACGGTGCCCGGAGCGTCGGTTACGGGAACGGTTCTGTCCAGCGGAAAGGCGAAAAAACTCATCGTCTTCAAGTACAAGAACAAGACCAATTACCGCAGGTTTCGGGGGCACAGACAGCCTTACAGCCTGGTTCGGATAGACGCCGTCAACCCCTAA
- a CDS encoding ribosomal-processing cysteine protease Prp has translation MTRVEVSLRGELIFGLSVCGHSGYAPSGQDIVCSAVTTLVQTLHIGLADVLHLSLDSQVHRESAVIAMRWRDESPEAQAIVATVVESFRALARTYPENVEVVEVQEYAV, from the coding sequence ATGACCAGGGTCGAGGTGTCCCTTCGAGGGGAACTCATCTTTGGTCTCTCTGTGTGTGGGCATTCGGGCTACGCCCCGTCTGGACAGGATATCGTCTGTTCTGCCGTAACGACTCTGGTTCAAACGCTTCATATTGGCCTGGCCGACGTGCTTCATCTTTCGCTGGACTCCCAAGTCCATCGGGAGTCGGCGGTGATCGCCATGAGATGGCGTGATGAATCGCCTGAAGCCCAGGCAATAGTGGCTACCGTGGTCGAGAGCTTTCGGGCTCTGGCCCGAACTTATCCCGAAAACGTAGAAGTGGTGGAGGTGCAGGAATATGCTGTATAG
- a CDS encoding ABC transporter permease, which yields MYRRTLCPWLMAGVILLVVSPALGRYPLEIRDVLSGDPVASAIFFRIRVPRILAGLMVGASLASSGAAFQGLFRNPLASPGLLGASSGAAFGAALGIFLTLGTGTIELASFFGGLAAVIGTFFLGRRFAVGGTFGLILSGIMVSSLFSAAVSFLKFFADPTDTLPNIVFWLMGSLSSTDMNDVVRITLPVIAGLCLLWGSAWRVNVLSLGEAEAAALGLDVRLWRTAIIVGSTVLVASAVSISGVIGWVGLVVPHFVRFLVGPDFRLVIPWSGAFGGVFLLAADTVSRTAFPVEIPLGILTAMIGIPCFLILMGRKGGPLWR from the coding sequence ATGTACCGTCGAACTCTATGCCCCTGGCTTATGGCTGGAGTTATCCTTCTAGTTGTATCACCGGCTTTGGGACGATATCCCCTGGAGATCAGGGATGTCCTGTCGGGAGATCCCGTGGCTTCGGCGATTTTTTTTCGGATCAGGGTTCCCAGGATCCTGGCCGGTCTTATGGTGGGGGCTTCTCTGGCTTCTTCCGGAGCGGCTTTTCAAGGCCTTTTTCGAAATCCTCTGGCATCTCCGGGGTTGTTGGGAGCTTCTTCAGGTGCTGCCTTTGGAGCGGCTTTGGGAATTTTTTTGACCCTGGGCACCGGTACTATCGAGCTGGCCTCTTTTTTTGGCGGTTTGGCCGCCGTGATTGGGACGTTTTTCCTGGGAAGGCGATTTGCTGTTGGGGGAACTTTCGGTCTCATCCTCTCGGGAATAATGGTCTCATCTCTCTTTTCGGCAGCGGTATCGTTTCTGAAGTTTTTCGCCGATCCCACTGATACATTGCCCAATATCGTATTCTGGCTTATGGGAAGTCTGTCGTCGACCGATATGAACGACGTGGTGCGGATCACTTTGCCCGTTATCGCGGGTCTCTGTCTTCTGTGGGGCTCGGCATGGAGAGTCAACGTTCTCTCCTTGGGTGAGGCTGAAGCCGCCGCCCTCGGTCTGGATGTCCGTCTCTGGCGAACGGCGATTATCGTGGGCTCCACCGTTCTTGTGGCCTCGGCGGTCTCGATCAGTGGGGTCATCGGATGGGTGGGCTTGGTTGTGCCTCATTTTGTCCGATTTTTGGTTGGCCCTGATTTTCGGCTGGTCATTCCCTGGTCAGGGGCTTTCGGAGGGGTGTTTCTCCTGGCTGCTGACACGGTGTCCAGAACGGCGTTCCCCGTTGAAATTCCTTTGGGCATCTTGACGGCGATGATAGGTATTCCCTGTTTTTTGATCCTCATGGGACGGAAAGGAGGTCCTTTATGGCGGTGA
- a CDS encoding triose-phosphate isomerase: protein MKRYLFGNWKMNMSGADTDHFFDNLPSASRSDVTMAVFPPSIYLERAFRAVERSGSPVALGVQNVHSAHHGSYTGEISISMALDCGATYALVGHSERRHIFGESDEATAQKLEACSCEGLRPVLCVGETLKEREAGKTWVVVERQLNTGLAGSVNPDLLLVAYEPVWAIGTGCTASPGDAQEVCGAIRRWLRGRFPGKGIPILYGGSVKPDNASGLFAMADIDGGLVGGASMNPSSFAAMAQAR from the coding sequence ATGAAACGATACCTTTTTGGAAATTGGAAGATGAACATGTCTGGAGCCGATACCGATCATTTTTTTGACAACTTGCCCTCGGCTTCCAGATCCGACGTAACCATGGCTGTTTTCCCCCCGTCGATTTATCTGGAGCGGGCCTTCAGGGCCGTGGAGCGATCAGGGAGCCCCGTGGCTCTCGGGGTTCAAAACGTCCACAGCGCCCATCACGGTTCGTACACTGGGGAGATATCGATCTCCATGGCTCTCGATTGCGGCGCGACCTACGCCCTGGTGGGACACAGCGAGAGACGACACATCTTCGGCGAGTCGGATGAGGCAACAGCGCAGAAATTGGAGGCTTGCTCTTGTGAGGGACTTCGGCCGGTGCTTTGCGTGGGCGAGACCCTGAAGGAGCGGGAGGCCGGTAAGACCTGGGTCGTAGTCGAACGACAGTTGAATACCGGATTGGCAGGCTCCGTCAATCCTGATCTGCTTCTGGTCGCCTATGAGCCTGTATGGGCCATCGGCACGGGATGTACGGCCTCGCCGGGCGACGCTCAGGAGGTCTGTGGAGCCATCCGAAGATGGTTGAGAGGTCGTTTTCCCGGGAAGGGGATCCCCATCCTGTACGGCGGGAGCGTCAAACCCGATAACGCCTCGGGACTCTTCGCTATGGCCGACATCGACGGCGGGTTGGTTGGAGGTGCATCCATGAATCCGTCGTCCTTCGCCGCTATGGCTCAAGCTCGGTAG
- a CDS encoding GNAT family acetyltransferase: MKARLATPFDIDMVLGLQRKNLVSNMTDEEKRNGFVTTPFTLKQLNDLIQVDGLFVLDDDGAVVGYAMAAGWDYFEGRPMFDYMIERFSGLNYKGTAIMRDNFFQYGPVCIAGEKRGTHTLPALFEEMRAHMSSSFDVGTTFINKTNADLSRLTPERSGSM, encoded by the coding sequence ATGAAAGCCCGACTGGCAACACCGTTCGACATAGATATGGTTCTGGGACTACAGAGGAAAAACCTGGTGTCCAATATGACGGACGAAGAGAAGAGAAACGGGTTTGTCACCACACCGTTTACCCTGAAACAATTGAACGACCTGATTCAGGTTGATGGGCTCTTCGTTCTGGACGACGATGGAGCCGTCGTTGGGTATGCCATGGCAGCCGGTTGGGACTACTTTGAGGGACGGCCTATGTTCGATTACATGATCGAGAGATTCTCCGGCCTGAACTACAAGGGAACGGCCATCATGCGCGACAACTTCTTTCAGTACGGCCCTGTGTGCATCGCCGGGGAAAAACGGGGAACTCACACCCTCCCCGCCCTTTTCGAGGAGATGAGGGCCCACATGTCGTCCAGTTTCGATGTCGGAACGACGTTTATCAATAAAACGAACGCCGATCTTTCGAGGCTCACACCAGAAAGATCGGGCTCGATGTAA
- a CDS encoding transcriptional regulator, whose protein sequence is MVRKMRILILILVVLASTSAGVAWRLRRLISPEAKDIKQTVQFDEKTGSVNILAVGMDDVEGAHRSDTIAFITVDIDQKWIKIISLPRDTRTSIRGHGTQKINHAFAYGGMDLLKETVVNLLGMPIHYSVAVNYQSFPKIVDILGGIDIDVQKNLRYTDKAGHLSINIKKGWRHLDGKTALGYVRFRHDALGDIGRIRRQQRFLKALLKKMYDPVTMSNLSEITSELLSVLKTDIPPSQALLLASYLKDIPPSRVSFLTMPGKAALINGISYWSPDLVEMSTMLTSDEAEEEQASTNEGAQDSNTTSNDVQKVLQAIDRPVAVLNGDGASGLGKKVSSQLERQGIEVLYVGNAKHFDFHYSTISHKPGEQNHSAALALADLCDISENLVQSDTKSPYEVTVTLGHDKDRILDILERVQ, encoded by the coding sequence ATGGTACGGAAAATGCGGATTTTGATTCTGATCCTGGTCGTTCTGGCATCTACTTCGGCAGGTGTCGCCTGGCGTCTCAGGAGGCTCATCTCTCCCGAGGCGAAGGATATCAAGCAGACTGTCCAGTTCGACGAGAAGACTGGCAGCGTGAATATCCTGGCCGTCGGGATGGACGATGTCGAGGGAGCCCACCGATCAGATACCATCGCTTTCATAACGGTTGACATCGATCAGAAATGGATCAAGATCATCTCCCTTCCAAGGGATACCAGGACGTCTATTCGAGGACACGGAACTCAAAAGATCAATCACGCCTTTGCCTATGGGGGCATGGATCTTCTGAAGGAGACGGTCGTCAACCTCCTGGGAATGCCCATTCATTATTCGGTGGCGGTCAACTACCAAAGCTTCCCCAAAATAGTGGATATCCTGGGCGGCATCGACATCGACGTTCAAAAGAACCTCCGATACACCGACAAGGCCGGTCATCTTTCCATAAATATCAAAAAAGGTTGGAGGCATCTGGACGGAAAAACCGCACTAGGATATGTCCGCTTTCGCCACGACGCCCTGGGGGATATTGGCCGAATTCGACGGCAGCAGCGATTTCTCAAGGCTCTCCTGAAAAAAATGTATGACCCGGTCACTATGTCGAACCTCTCAGAGATCACCTCGGAGCTTCTTTCCGTTCTCAAGACCGATATTCCCCCAAGTCAGGCTCTTTTGCTTGCGTCGTACTTGAAGGATATCCCCCCGAGCAGGGTCTCCTTTTTGACCATGCCGGGCAAGGCAGCTCTCATCAACGGTATCAGCTACTGGTCGCCGGATTTGGTCGAGATGTCGACCATGCTCACGTCGGATGAAGCGGAGGAGGAGCAGGCCTCGACCAACGAGGGAGCTCAGGACTCAAATACCACCAGCAACGACGTTCAGAAGGTACTTCAAGCTATCGACCGTCCTGTCGCTGTCCTTAACGGCGATGGAGCCTCGGGACTTGGAAAAAAAGTGTCGTCCCAATTGGAGCGTCAAGGTATCGAGGTGTTATACGTGGGGAATGCCAAACATTTTGATTTTCACTACAGCACTATAAGCCATAAACCAGGGGAGCAAAATCATTCAGCCGCCTTGGCTTTGGCCGATTTATGCGATATCTCGGAGAACCTCGTCCAGTCGGACACTAAATCACCCTATGAGGTTACAGTGACCCTAGGACACGATAAGGATCGAATCCTGGATATTCTGGAGCGGGTTCAATGA
- a CDS encoding GTP-binding protein CgtA → MKFVDMVTIQVSAGRGGNGCMSFRREKFVPKGGPDGGNGGRGGHVYLEATPDIHTLADFEYSRRISATDGEHGQGSKKFGANGSDVVVKVPCGTVVFDKDRGEPLADLLEPGDRCQAARGGRGGKGNAHFASSRRRAPRFSEKGEEGQKRTITLELKLIADVALVGLPNAGKSSLLAAISGATPKVADYPFTTLSPNLGVLCLDQEKIVVADIPGLIEGAHENKGLGHYFLRHIERTRAIVHVLDLSAGDPNSVLSQWETVLDEFQAYNAALLDRPYLIVGNKTDLPGTADVSRGVAQHFRERSISYFETSALTGDGVSDFIDAIVRLCREHPRPTGMTRLYATVEEESHGPWGRGRVQVIRLADSGHFRVIHPRIEVAVARYDFGQEEAVVRFMRILREYRVEDLLEAGGAQEGDTIHIGDVTFEFQPERAY, encoded by the coding sequence GTGAAATTTGTGGACATGGTGACCATCCAGGTCTCTGCTGGTCGAGGTGGCAACGGGTGCATGAGTTTCCGTCGAGAGAAATTCGTCCCCAAGGGTGGCCCCGATGGGGGGAACGGCGGTCGTGGGGGGCACGTGTATCTTGAGGCTACTCCCGATATCCACACCTTGGCCGATTTCGAGTATTCCCGGCGAATCTCAGCTACCGACGGAGAACACGGTCAGGGCTCCAAAAAATTCGGAGCCAATGGATCGGACGTGGTAGTGAAGGTTCCCTGTGGGACGGTAGTGTTCGATAAGGATCGAGGCGAGCCTCTGGCCGATCTCCTGGAACCGGGGGATCGGTGTCAAGCTGCCCGAGGCGGTCGTGGAGGTAAGGGAAACGCCCATTTTGCCAGTTCCCGTCGGCGGGCACCTCGCTTCTCGGAGAAGGGCGAGGAAGGACAAAAGCGAACCATTACGCTGGAGCTTAAGCTTATCGCCGACGTCGCGCTGGTGGGACTCCCCAATGCCGGCAAGTCCAGTCTCCTGGCTGCTATCTCCGGTGCTACCCCGAAAGTGGCCGACTATCCTTTTACGACCCTGTCCCCTAACTTGGGCGTACTTTGCCTCGACCAGGAAAAAATCGTGGTTGCCGATATTCCGGGACTCATAGAGGGAGCTCACGAAAACAAGGGGCTAGGACACTATTTTCTCCGCCATATCGAGCGAACCAGAGCCATCGTCCACGTCTTGGACCTGTCGGCCGGCGATCCTAACTCGGTTCTGTCTCAGTGGGAGACCGTGCTGGATGAGTTTCAAGCGTATAACGCTGCCCTCTTGGATCGCCCGTATCTGATCGTAGGGAATAAGACGGACCTTCCGGGAACCGCTGACGTATCGCGAGGTGTGGCTCAGCACTTTCGGGAGCGTAGTATCTCCTATTTCGAGACGAGCGCCCTGACTGGCGATGGCGTGTCTGATTTTATCGATGCCATCGTACGGCTCTGTCGGGAACATCCAAGACCTACTGGGATGACCAGGCTTTACGCCACGGTGGAGGAGGAGTCCCATGGACCTTGGGGACGAGGGCGCGTTCAGGTGATTCGTCTTGCCGACTCGGGACATTTTCGGGTGATCCATCCTCGGATCGAGGTGGCTGTTGCCCGGTATGATTTCGGCCAGGAGGAAGCGGTGGTTCGATTTATGCGGATTCTTCGGGAGTATCGGGTGGAGGATCTTCTGGAGGCCGGTGGAGCCCAGGAAGGCGACACCATTCATATCGGCGATGTCACTTTTGAATTTCAGCCCGAACGGGCCTACTGA